DNA from Desulfonatronum sp. SC1:
GCCCCCGCCTGCTCTGGGCCCCCAACCCCGGCCAACCCTTCCAGCCCCTAGAGGAAATCGCCTCCGGCGGCGAACTGTCCCGCGTACTCCTGGCGATCATCGGCCTGATGGCCGACGCGGACAATCCAACCCTGATCTTCGATGAAGTGGACGCCGGAATCGGCGGCATGACCCTGAACAAGGTCGCCGATCGCTTGCGCTCCCTGGCCTCGGTGCAGCAGGTTCTGGTGATCACCCACTGGCCGCAACTGGCGGCCCAGGGCGAGACCCATTTCCAAGTCCGCAAGGAAGTCCTGGACGGCGCCACCTTCACCCGCTGCACGGCCCTGAATGGGACGGCTAGGGAAGAGGAACTACAACGGATGACCGGCGGGGCTTGGAATACGTAAAGCCGCTTTCCAGAAAGATGCGTATCCTGTACAGCGGGTCTTTTCTTAAAGAGGGTTTGGTCAAAGTCGGCCATACAGTCTTTCCTTTTGGGATGGATAAGAATGTTTCCGTAAGCCAGGTCATTTCTTTAAAGTCTTATGACCCAGACATCGTTCTTCTGGAAATATGGGGGACGACGCAGCTTCCGAAGGATTTGCATCTCTGTAATCATAGGATTGTCGCCTATTGTATTGATTCCTGCATCAACGAATTCTTTTTGAAAAGATTGATGTTGCTGTTTGACGACGTGTTTGTTGATCAGATTTCAAGCGTCGATGTCTTGAGAAAAAATGGGATCAGGGCGAAATGGCTTCCGCTTTGCGTCTCTGAAGGAATGTTTCGTGGTGATCAGGAAAAGAAGCACGATGTCGTTTTTGTAGGGCGGCTCACTGAGTACAGAAGGAAAAGGCTAAAATTATTAAGTTATCTTAAAGATCACTGCTCATTAAGCAGGTTTGAAAATGTGAGCGTGGCTGAGATGCAGGACATTTTTTCCGAATCCCGGATTGTCCTGAATGAAAATCTTTTTAGCGGCCTTACGTATCGAGTTTTACAAGGTCTCGCCTCCGGTTCGCTTGTTTTGACCGAAGACGGCGGGGCAGGAGTTGGCCAGCACTTCAAGCATGGTCAGCATTTGGCCTGTTATACGCATGACAGCGTTGTGAACCAGATTCGGAAGATCAAGGCTGATCCCGACTACTGGGAGCAGGTGGCCAGGCAGGGACAGCGTCTTTGCCGGGAACGACATACAAGTGCCGCGAGGGCGGCCGAGTTGATCACGCATTTGGAACGGCGTTCCGCATTCAATACCAGAAGAGACGCGGACCAACGCCAACTGGCGGAGGCCCAGGCCAAGTACGCGCAATGTCAACGGTTCGGAGGCGATTACGGCGATGCACTGAAGCTTGCCGTTCCGGTTGCCGCCAGATCAAATGCAACTGGCGTCAAATCCAGTGAGTTTATTGGGACTGTTTACGCGAGAAACGGCAAAATTGATCAGGCAAAAAGGTACTTGCTCCGCTGCATTG
Protein-coding regions in this window:
- a CDS encoding glycosyltransferase; its protein translation is MEYVKPLSRKMRILYSGSFLKEGLVKVGHTVFPFGMDKNVSVSQVISLKSYDPDIVLLEIWGTTQLPKDLHLCNHRIVAYCIDSCINEFFLKRLMLLFDDVFVDQISSVDVLRKNGIRAKWLPLCVSEGMFRGDQEKKHDVVFVGRLTEYRRKRLKLLSYLKDHCSLSRFENVSVAEMQDIFSESRIVLNENLFSGLTYRVLQGLASGSLVLTEDGGAGVGQHFKHGQHLACYTHDSVVNQIRKIKADPDYWEQVARQGQRLCRERHTSAARAAELITHLERRSAFNTRRDADQRQLAEAQAKYAQCQRFGGDYGDALKLAVPVAARSNATGVKSSEFIGTVYARNGKIDQAKRYLLRCIERQGGLFGAITLALMFLHHNDLESARRGFGIASRLTPIKYVDAKRALLAISESTGNCSEVYLVLAKLYYDMGIVFDPGFLKQYQEIYPEYALEFAKLAWAEEKTRDCLEMFMLCAKKMNLEHEVFDYLKESIAFGLADDHVIAYASEIAMRNYDFSQAKMIAEALRRSLR